In a single window of the Bacteroidales bacterium genome:
- a CDS encoding glycoside hydrolase family 57 protein: MNKVCFYFQVHQPLQLRRYRFFDMGINHNYYDDYLNKLAIRRIAEKSYLPMNNLLMELIKIHGDKIKICMSISGTTIEQLKWYAPDVLKSFKKLIKTGNVELLSETYNHSFSALADVETFKQQVIKQHKLLEETFEVSPEVFCNTELLFFDDIADVISELSYKACLIEGARHVLGWRSSEYLYSSAANQTLKLITRNVSLSDDIEYRFGNTAWDQWPLTAEKYLTWVDKAFEKGECLTLGFDYENFGEYQIANTGIFDFMKELLRLLAVKDEYELITPSEIVKEFKPAAQLHIPHPITWAGDEKDMSTWLGNELQEDAFKNLYSVSNKMLNCESRELIKDYDLIQSSDNFIYMSTKLFSKGSFARHYVSPYDSPYNAYINYMNVLSDFLMRI, translated from the coding sequence ATGAACAAAGTCTGTTTCTATTTTCAAGTGCATCAACCGTTACAATTAAGACGTTATCGCTTTTTCGATATGGGGATAAATCACAATTATTATGATGATTATTTGAATAAGTTAGCGATAAGAAGAATTGCGGAGAAATCATATCTGCCGATGAATAATCTTCTGATGGAATTAATAAAAATTCATGGTGATAAGATTAAGATTTGTATGTCAATATCCGGGACTACCATTGAACAACTGAAATGGTATGCTCCCGATGTGCTTAAAAGTTTTAAGAAGTTAATTAAAACCGGTAATGTAGAACTGCTTTCGGAAACGTATAATCATTCGTTTTCCGCTTTGGCTGATGTGGAAACTTTCAAACAGCAGGTTATTAAGCAACATAAGCTTCTGGAAGAAACTTTTGAGGTTTCTCCTGAGGTTTTTTGTAATACCGAATTATTGTTTTTTGATGATATTGCCGATGTAATCAGCGAACTTTCTTATAAGGCTTGCCTTATTGAGGGAGCACGACATGTTCTTGGCTGGCGCTCATCGGAATATCTTTATTCCAGTGCTGCAAATCAGACACTAAAACTCATTACAAGAAACGTCAGTTTGAGTGACGATATCGAATATCGTTTCGGAAATACGGCTTGGGATCAATGGCCTCTTACTGCGGAGAAATATTTAACTTGGGTTGATAAAGCTTTTGAGAAAGGGGAGTGCCTCACTTTAGGATTTGATTATGAAAACTTCGGGGAATATCAAATTGCGAATACGGGTATTTTTGATTTTATGAAAGAATTGTTACGATTATTGGCTGTAAAGGATGAATATGAACTGATAACTCCTTCCGAAATTGTAAAAGAATTTAAACCGGCGGCGCAGCTGCATATTCCGCATCCTATTACTTGGGCCGGCGATGAAAAAGATATGAGTACCTGGTTAGGAAATGAACTTCAGGAAGATGCGTTTAAAAATCTTTATTCCGTCTCAAATAAAATGTTGAATTGCGAAAGTCGGGAGTTGATAAAAGATTACGATTTAATTCAATCTTCCGATAACTTTATTTACATGTCAACAAAACTATTTTCCAAAGGTTCATTTGCAAGGCATTATGTAAGTCCATACGATTCTCCGTACAATGCATATATTAATTATATGAATGTGTTATCTGATTTTCTGATGAGGATATGA